AGAAAGAACGCAAAAAGAAGCGTGATAAACAGATTGTATGCTGCTGTGACAAACGCACCCAATACGCCACTTCCCCACTCGAGTACCGATCCAACAGTTGGATCGGTGGCGAAGTCTTCCACAAAGAGGTAGATCTCCTCCTCAGTCGTGGGTACCGTTTCCGGGAGGCCGTCAGGGAACAACGTTTCGACGATCCGTTCGAAATCAGTTGCCTCGAGGGTTCCAAGTTGTACAATAGCAATTGAAGCAAGGACGATGAGGATACCCACGAAGGGGAGGATAACGAGTCCAAGAGTGATGACCGCAGCCGTACTTTCTGAAAGCCCACGCTGTCGGAGCTGTCGGGCCACTGGCCGGGCCACATAATAGAGAAATACTCCGAACACGGCCCATCCGAGATACCCCCGAAGTGTGTATACTAAGATGGTTGTAAGGACAAGCCCAAAAACCCACCAACTAAGTTTTGACCGAAATCGTTTGTCAATAAAACCATCGTCTGAATCCATGGACATGGAACGAACACCTCTTGAGAACAAGCCTCTTGGGGTAAAGAATCTTCATTCTCGAGTTCGATTGGGGAGGCGCCGATACAATCATGAACTTGAGCAGTTGCACCCGAGAAACGTTCGATGATTCGGGCACCCGACACAATGATATGTATAGCACGATCAAAACATGGCTCGAGGACCTCGTCTGTGAGGTCGACGATGCGGTCTCGAGCGACCAGTTCAGAGAGTGGCTCGACGTCCAGAGTGAGTTTCACAGCAAGTGTGGCAAGAATTGTGAATCAAACGGGCCGATTCCAGGCTTCTGATCGAAGTCACCAAATTCGATACCTGTGGGTGCGCTCGAGGTGTTCTTCAGTGACTACGACACAATACCTCCGCGGATATGCACTCGAGGAGTCGTTCAAGGCGATGGAGTCCGCTCAGTCCGTTCGGCGGGATCGTACGCCTCGCTGAAGACTTCGACGACGGCCTTGAACGTCGCCAGGAGGACCGGCCCGAGCAGCAATCCTAACATTCCGAAGAGGTAGAGGCCGCCGATGACGCCGATCAGGACGGTCCCCGGGTGGACGCCGGACTCAAGGTCTACCAGCACGGCGCGCAGGTAATTGTCTACTACGGAAAGGACCGTAAAGCCATAGACCAGCAGCAAGCTCGCACCGACCGAATCACCCATGACGAAAAGATAGCCCACAATGGGTCCCCAGACCAGCCAGACGCCGATGGCGGGGAGAAACGAGACGATAATCATTACGACCGTCCAGAACGCGACGTTCGGAACGCCGAGGACGTAGAGGCCGATTCCACCGAGTACGCCTTCCGCAATCGCAACGAGGACGTGACTCCGCAGCACCGCCCACGTAACAGCGTCGACCTCATCGATCAGCTCCCGGCGAACCTCGTCGTCAATCGGTGCAACCGATCCAATCCAGGCGACCAGCCGTCGGCCATCAACGAGGAAGTAGTAGAGCAAGAACACTAGCACCAACAGCCCGAGTCCGACCTGAAAGCTCGTGTCCAGCAACCGGAGCAGTTCCTGGAGGGCGAACTCGAGACCACGATTGAGAAAACCCTCAAGTTCAGAGGAGAGGGCCGCCTCGAGACCATTCAGAACCGTCTCGTCGAACCCCAGTTCGCGAGCGGTCGTTCGAGCGGTTTCGACGAGGTCCACATCGCCGAGGTCGTTGACGAACGAGAGGACGGTCTGTAACAGCAAAACCGTGAAAATGAGTAACGGAATGACCGTGGCCAGAATGCCGAACACGGTCACAACGCCCGCCGACACGCGCGGCGAAATCGTGATGGCGGTTCCACGGACGCGTACCGTCCTTCCCTCGAGTCGGTCGTGAAGCGGGAAGAGCACGAACGCCAGCAGGACGGCCGCCATGATGTACTGCAGCAAGGGGAGGGCAAGCAAGACGCTGATCGCCCCGAGGAGAGCCACCAGTAACAGGAGAAAGCCGATGCGGAGATCCATATCTGAACATTCAAAGATCCCTACTTAACGTTTCAGTATCAGTCCGTCAGGCACGATCAGGTCCGAAATCCTCGAGGTAGCGCTCGGGAACGTACGGCAACACCCCTGCCGGAAGCACGCGGACGACGACGGCGGCGAGATCCGCGAGAGCGCGCCTGAGTGCAGCATAAACGATTGCAACGGCGAGGGCACCGATCACGACCCACTGGAACGCCCCCTCGAGCGTCCACAGCAGGGGGACCGACAGTGCGACCGACAACAACAGGTCGCCGGGTGAGCCATCGTATCGAACCAAGCGACGAGGTGCGATCCAGGTCCCGCGATAGTGATCGTACACCGCCTTCTCGGAGCGCCCCTCCCAGGGACGCAACTCGAGGCCGCTGCCGAAGACGTCGGTCACGCAGTGGACGGCAGCGCCGAGCAGGAAGACGGCGACGCCGACGGTCGCCGTCGTGGGAATCAGCGCCGCGACGACGACCGCGACGGTGGCGACGGCGCTGTAAAACACGGGAAAGTGGAGGGTCTTGCGGTGGCCGGCGTACAGATCCAGATCCGGGAAGACGCCACCGAGTAACCCCGCAACGAGTGCGATGGACGCGAACTCCGGCGCCGTAGCTACCAGCGGTAACACGAGCGCCATCCCCGCGAGGGCGTGGGTCGGGAGCATCATTGTGACCTTATAGAAGGGACAGAACTTCTTGAACGTATCGGGGATTGACGAACGACGAGTGCTAACGGTTGCGTCGCCCCGTTACGTGAAACAGGCGCAAAGCCTCGCCCTTCAGGGGCATGGCGAGAGCGAAGCTCTCGCTGCAACCGAAAAGCTCCGCTTTTCGAGGACGGGGATACGCGCCGTAATTCTCGTCAATCTTCCGCCGTCGAACGCACTGCTGGGGTTCTGTCGGTACGTTTAAGTAAAATCCCGACCATAGTATGCATAGATGGTGAAGAGCACTCGTCACGCGAAATACGAACTCTACTACCACATAGTATTCATCCCGAAGTACCGGGAGCCGCGTCTGACGGGCGCAACCAAAGAACGTCTCAAAACCATCTTCGTGGAGATATGCGACGACAAAGACCTTGAACTTGTAGAGGCCGAAATCATGCCTGACCACGTTCACCTGTTCGTGGGAAGCCCGCCGCGCAACGAACCGTCGTTGCTCGTCAATTGGCTCAAAGGCATCTCCGCGCGGTACTACAATCAGCGATACGACGACCGTATCAAATGGACACGCTCGTACTACGTCGGAACGGCGGGTAGTGTCTCGAAGGACGTTCACAAGAGCAACGCTCTTGTGGGCCAATCAGAAGCCGATGGCTTCTGATAACGCCGTAGAACAGTATATCCGCGAGCAACACAACGCATGAAGCGCGTCAACACCTTCCGAGTAGCCCCACAGTCCGACGAGGACGAAGAGCTACTTCGGCGGCTGTTGGATGCTTCCGCAAGCCTGTGGAACGAACTGAACTACGAGCGTCGACAGAACTACTTCGCCGACGACGATTCGAGCGTGTGGGATACCGACGAATACCGAGGACGCTACAACGGTATCGTAGGGTCCGCGACCGTCCAACAGCTCACACGAAAGAACAGCGAAGCATGGCGGTCGTTCTTCTCGCTGAAAGAAAGCGGCGACTGCGCGAACCCACCGGGCTACTGGGGCAACGAAGAGGATGGGCGAACGCTCCGTACCTACATCCGTTGCAATCAGTACACGCTCGAATGGGGCAAGCGTAGTCGTCTCGAAATCCCCGTCGGGCAAGACCTGAAAGAAGAGTACGGTCTTGGCTACCACGACCGCCTTCGCCTCGAAGTGCGAGGGAACCCGAAGTGGGATGGCAAACAGGGCCGTCTCGAAATCACCTACGATGAAACGAGTGATACGTACCGAGCTTTTCAACCTGTCACCGTGCCTGATTCTCGGCAGGATTCACCACTGGCGGATGAAACCGCCGCTCTGGACGTAGGCGCGAACAACATCGTCGCGTGTTCGGTTTCGACCGGCTCGCAGTACCTCTACGAAGGACGCGACCTGTTCGAGCGGTTTCGTGAGACGACGACGGAAATCGGCCGTCTACAGTCGAAGTTGCCCGAAGGGCGCTACAGTAGCAACCGTATCCGGCGGCTCTACCGACAACGAACGCGCCGACGGGACCACGCGATGAACGCTGTTGCCCGCGACCTCGTAGAACGGCTCTACGACGAGGGCGTTGCGACGGTGTACGTCGGGGACTTAACCGATGTTCTCGAATCGAATTGGTCGGTTCGGGCGAACGCGAAAACGCACAACTTCTGGGCGTTCCGCGCGTTCATCAACCGTCTCGCCTGCGTTTGTGAGGAATACGGTATCGTCATCGAAGCGCGGACGGAAGCGTGGACCTCGCAAGAGTGTCCCGACTGTGGGGAGCGAGAGGGGACTGTGCGCCACGAGGATACGTTGACGTGCCCCTGCGGTTTCGAGGGTCACGCGGATCTCACGGCGTCTGAGACGTTCTTAAAACGCGAAACGAGCGGCGAAGTCGGGCCGATGGCACGGCCTGCACGGTTCAAGTGGGACGACCATTCATGGTCAGCGTCATCATGCGCTTGTCCCAACGAACAGCGTGCGAACCCGCAAGTTGCCTCCGTGGGTCGGTAGCCGAACCCCCAACGGAGGAATCTCGCCCCTTTAGGGGCGGGAGGATGTCAATCTCGCCGAGCGCCGACCCGCTCCTCGAGTTGGGTTGCCAGACCCTCCGAAACCTCGGTGAGGTAGACCGTCCCCCACGTCGCGACGAGGATCGCACCGAGGGTGTTGAACAGCATGTCGACGACCGTGTCATCAATCCCGTGCTGGGCGAGGATGGGCTCCAGTCCCAGCATGAGCGCGCCTTGGTCGACAAAGAACTCGAAAATCTCCCAGATGACGCCCATTGCGAGGATGAACACGAGAGTGAATGAGAACAGCGCCCAGCGCGGGAGGTGGACCGACTCGCTGTGGAGGTGGACCGCCCGGATCGCGGCGTACCCCGTGGCAGCGACGACCGTCGCTGAGAGCGTATGCGTCAGGTGATCGTAGGGACCAATCGCGTCGTACAGGCCCGCGGTCCCGAGCGCGTGGAAGAAGACCGCAGCCGTCACCCACAGCGCGAGGCCGGGTTCGATGGAGATTTGATAGTCTCGTTCGAGCACGGCTGGAACGAGCGTGATAACCAGCGCGAGGGCGGCGTTAGTCGTGACGGGGAGTTGTAGCGTCCAGACGCCGTAGAGCAGGACACTGACGAGAACGACCTGCATCGCGCGTACCAGTTGCGTCTGCCGGCGCACCGAAATCCCGAGTTGATCACTGAGGACCACCCCTTCAACGTTCTCTTCGTCTGTCCGAGAAACGATGGAAGCGGACATCCGGGAATCAGACCGTCCGGCCCTAGAACGGAAGTACAGGGCGAAGATCACGCCAGCGAGCAACCCGGCAGCGGTTGCGTACATGAACTCGACCATCACCGCTGCGTTGATCGCGTCCTGCGACCGGCCGTCGAGCAGGAACGTCGTCCCGAACGTGACATCTGCCGACCAGCGGAGCATACTCAACACTCCCGCCATCGCGAGCGTGAACAGCACGGTGAGGACGACGGCGAACCACGGAACCAGGCGAAGCGACGTGAACCGATGGAGTTCGACCGCGAGCAACAGCCCGAGCGTGGCGAGTGCGAGATTGGGGACGACATCCGTAACCAGCGGCTGCGGTGCGAACGTCTCCCACAGTACCGGCAGGCAAATCAGCCCGACGAAGTACCACGGCGGCATAACCGTCGGGTCACGAAACGTGATCGCCGGCAAGACAATGAGTGTAATCGCGACGACGCTGAACAGAATCGGCTCGTACCGCTCGAGGACGATCCCGCCGAGGAGCGGCGCACACAGGACGAGGACGAGCAGCCACGAGAGCGTCGTGTTTCCTGACGACTCGACGAACAACGCGGCGAGTCTATCGGTGTCGCTCTCACTCATGCTGGAGACGGACGGCAGCATCTCTAGCGGTACCGCTCGTCGAATCGCGAATGAACATGTGAATACACCGATCCGCACGGCATATATAGCCCGCGTATCCGCTCGAGGGCGTCTCGTATCGGGGCGGATTAACCCTAAGAGACGACCGATGTCACGAGACAACCCAACGGAGCCATCCGATTTGAATCACGAACATGGTACCCAACAGCAAACCGAAAAGCCGACTGACCGCGAGTGTCCATGCTGCCGGGTTTGCGAATTGACCGCAGAGCGCACCGGTGAGCCATCAGACCACGACGACCATCGAGACGAAGTCCGGGAGGAACGTACAGACGCTCCAAGGAACGAACCGTCCGATCACGCCCACGAAGAACACGACGACGACGACGGCCACGCCCACGAGGACCACGTTGATCACGCTGGACACGAGGAACTGTTCAAACGGCGCTTTTTCGTGGCGGTTCTTTCATACTGAGACAGAATTCCCATGAATAAATGTGTTCGCTAACAGTCGATTCAGACTGATTTACTCGTACTTTGAGCACCTGTTTCCGGATGTTCACGATCAGATGGATCTTTCTTCCCTTCAAGACATGGAAAACTTGGAACACGAGGTCGATACAGCACGTGACTTTGAATGAGTGAGTCGTTTCCCACCAGCCTTTCTTGACCAGTAGTATGCGGCGCTGTCACGAGTAGGGATAGGAATTCTAATTCTATGGGTACAACGTATGTACGCGTGAGTGAACAATGGGAACAACGTGAGTCAACTTTCGGCTTCCAGAGGAACTCCTCGAGAAGGCCGATGTTGCGCTGAAATAACGCATACAAACCGTACAGAGGTCATCAAGAAGGCGCTACAGCAGTACTTCGAAGCGGTTGAAGATGACGAGCGGTTCAACGAAGCACTCATTGAACTCTATCTTGATGAGGAAGTCGGCTTCGAAACCCTGAAAGAGTTCGTCGGTCGGCAAGATGCTGAAGCCGTTCGGGCTTCGAAAGCTGTTCTTGAGCAAGGAGATGACCTAGCAGACGAACTTGCAGATCTCGAGTGACAGGGCCAGGAACGATCGTTATTGATACAAGCGCGTTCATCTCTTTAGCCACAGCAGACTCGGTAGAGATGGTTCTCGAGGAATATGATGTACAGACAACTGAGACGATACTCGAGGAATTGGTGGAGACAGCAGAGTATGACGATGTTCACGGGACATTCGGGACTGTCTGTCGGAACCTTAGTGGGTGGTAGCTCGAACAATTGGCCCACCACATTAGAGTTTCAACTATTATAGTTCAGACTATTATAGTTCTGTCTCTAACTCCGGAACACGTATGTATCTCCCACTACGACTGGGAGTATGGACCAGTTCGTCAATCGTATCGATGAACTCGAGCGGTTGCAGGCCCTCTATGAGAGTGACGCTGCAGAACTCGCAATTATCTATGGGCGCCGCCAGATCGGCAAGAGCGAACTCGTCCGCCAATCGATTGTCGACCGCGACGATGCCGTGTACTATCAGGCAGTCCAAGGAACAGCGACGACACAGCTGAGGCGATTTGTCGAGGCAGCAGCGACGACCTATCCAGACATCACTGCTGTCAAAGAGGAATGGGAACCACTCTTAACGTATCTCACCGACAGAGACGCCATCATCGTCATCGACGAATTCCCGTACCTCATTGAATCGAATGAGGGACTTCCATCGGTCATTCAACACCTGTGGGATACAGCTGTCGAGGAGAGTCAGGCGACGCTCGTACTCACAGGCTCTGCAATCGGCATGATTCATACCCACGTCCTCGATGGCGGTGCGCCACTCTACGGCCGGGTATCCCAGACACCGAATGGCCGCCTCGAACTCACCCAGCTACCGTTTCGTTCCATCCAAGAGTTCGTGCCGACGTACGATCCCGAAGAACGGGTGTTCGTCTATGGCGTCTTCGGCGGCACACCCCGATATCTCAGCCCTCTCGATCCATCACAGAGTCTCGGAGAAAACATCACGCGGCTGTTGTGCGACCTGGATGGTCCACTCCACGACGAGCCCGAAACCGTCCTCCAGATGGAGCTCAACGAGGTGAACACGTATTTCTCCGTACTGGAATCGATGGCCAGCGGGAGCCGCAGTCGAAACGAGATCGCCCAGGGAGCCGACATCGAGAGCACCAACACATCGTACTACTTCGACCGGCTGGAAACACTCCAGATCATCGAGAAACACCATCCGGCGCTCGCCGACCCAGCGCGCAGCAAGCGGACTCGGTACCAGATTCGAGATCCCGTATTCCGGTTTTACTTCCGGTATCTCTACGGCCGCGGGGGACAGTACGAACTCTACGGCGAGAACGCCTACGCGGATCTCATCGAACCGGAATTGCCCGACTTCGTCAGCGAAACGTTCGAATCGCTCTGTCACCAGGCGGTACCGGCGCTCTATGCAGACTACCAGCTCACACAGGTGCCAAGCCAGTGGTGGTACAAGGGCCGGGAGGTAGATGTCGTCGCACCAACTGACGAGTCAACGCTGATCGCTGGCGAAGCGAAATTTACCAACACCCCCCTCGGTTATGACGTACTCGCTGACCTCGAGGACGACATGGAGCACATCGACTGGACACCCATTGGAGGTGGTGAGCCGACGTATGAACTCGCCTTATTCAGCCGATCCGGGTTCAAACGCTCTGTCAAGGAAGCTGCAGACGAGCGTGATGATCTTTGTCTCTTCGATCTATCTGATATAGTTGCTGTTCTTGAAAGTAAAACCGACCAGTAACGCCAGAGGGTAACAGCTGGGGATGGTTTTTCGACCACCAAGGAGGCGCGGGGGAATCGAACGTACCCCCATAGGTGAATCAAATAAAAGAAACCAATGAGACGACAGCGTCTCGATCTTCAGTTTTTGTGTTAGCAGAAAGAGAGAGCGTTGAGCCCCCGCCCTCAAGGAGCCAGCCTCTGCTGGCGAGTAGGCTGGAGTAGTTCACAGAAATGCAAGGAGGAAGCCCACGACTTCAGTCGTGGGAGGAATCCGACTTGCACCTGCCGACCGATAGTCTCTTGAGTATGGATATGATATGAGTATGTATGAGTGGAATAGAAAAACGACGAGTCGGCGACCGCGGACAGGTCACTCTCCCCAAGGAGATGCGCGAAGAGTTTGACATCGGCGGCGGTGACGAGGTGGAAATCCGCAAAGAGTCGGGGAAAATCATCATCGAGAAACCAATCACTCGAGAGGATCTTGCGGCCGGCTATCGTGCGCGAGCCGATCGCCTTCGAGAACTCCACGATGAGATGAATGGCGTATCGCAGGAGGCCGACGAATATCTCGGCGACGCCCCGGAGTGGGAGTAGATGGAGGTACGCCGGGGCGACATCGTGATCGTCCAACTTGACTCGACAAAAGGTTCAGAACAACGGGGGACGCGACCATGTCTCGTCGTCCAGAATAACGTTGGGAACGAAAACGCACCCACGACGATTGTCGTCCCGTTTACGACGTCGTTTGATGATGAGTTGTATCCGTTCGAAGTGCTCGTGAAGGCCGATGAGTGCCACCTTCGAGAGGATTCCGTCGCAATGTGCAGCCAGATCCGAACGGTGTCAATCGAACATCGAATCAACACCGTCGTCGGATCCATTCCTGAAGAGCGAATGCGTGACGTCGATACCGCACTCGAGTATAGTCTTGGGCTGCGCGGCTCGTGGTGATTCGCGACGCTTCTGTGTCATCATCCGATTTTTCATCGAGGAGACCCGTCGCATCAGTCGAGAACTCGTGTTCTGTCTCGAGGGAAACGTCGTTCCCGTCAGTCGTGAGCACGACGTCGCCGTGGACGGCGGTCCAATAGATCTCGATTCTGCGGTCAGCAAAGTCCTCGAGGACCTCGTCATGTGGATGGCCATACTGGGAGTCGTACGCACTCGAGATGATCGCTGTTGTAGTGCAGATCTGAATCCGAGTCGCCCTCTGGCGGGTTGAGGACGTCGACGTCTGTATCACCGAACTCAAAATGGTCACCGTCTTCGACAACCAGGAGTTCGACATCGTACTCTTCGACGGCGGGTCATCGCCTTGAATGTCAAAGTTTCCCAATCTGCCCGACGGTAGGTATCTTCGCTTGGAGTTCTCGAGTAGCTTCAGATCAACCAAGGCGTGATGGTGAATTAGCGACCTGGTTTCTATGTCTGCTATTTCAGGGAACTCACAGACCAAGAAAGGATTTTATCATGCACTTTAGAAAATACACCAA
Above is a genomic segment from Natronolimnobius baerhuensis containing:
- a CDS encoding metal-dependent hydrolase; its protein translation is MMLPTHALAGMALVLPLVATAPEFASIALVAGLLGGVFPDLDLYAGHRKTLHFPVFYSAVATVAVVVAALIPTTATVGVAVFLLGAAVHCVTDVFGSGLELRPWEGRSEKAVYDHYRGTWIAPRRLVRYDGSPGDLLLSVALSVPLLWTLEGAFQWVVIGALAVAIVYAALRRALADLAAVVVRVLPAGVLPYVPERYLEDFGPDRA
- a CDS encoding RNA-guided endonuclease InsQ/TnpB family protein — encoded protein: MKRVNTFRVAPQSDEDEELLRRLLDASASLWNELNYERRQNYFADDDSSVWDTDEYRGRYNGIVGSATVQQLTRKNSEAWRSFFSLKESGDCANPPGYWGNEEDGRTLRTYIRCNQYTLEWGKRSRLEIPVGQDLKEEYGLGYHDRLRLEVRGNPKWDGKQGRLEITYDETSDTYRAFQPVTVPDSRQDSPLADETAALDVGANNIVACSVSTGSQYLYEGRDLFERFRETTTEIGRLQSKLPEGRYSSNRIRRLYRQRTRRRDHAMNAVARDLVERLYDEGVATVYVGDLTDVLESNWSVRANAKTHNFWAFRAFINRLACVCEEYGIVIEARTEAWTSQECPDCGEREGTVRHEDTLTCPCGFEGHADLTASETFLKRETSGEVGPMARPARFKWDDHSWSASSCACPNEQRANPQVASVGR
- a CDS encoding AI-2E family transporter, translating into MDLRIGFLLLLVALLGAISVLLALPLLQYIMAAVLLAFVLFPLHDRLEGRTVRVRGTAITISPRVSAGVVTVFGILATVIPLLIFTVLLLQTVLSFVNDLGDVDLVETARTTARELGFDETVLNGLEAALSSELEGFLNRGLEFALQELLRLLDTSFQVGLGLLVLVFLLYYFLVDGRRLVAWIGSVAPIDDEVRRELIDEVDAVTWAVLRSHVLVAIAEGVLGGIGLYVLGVPNVAFWTVVMIIVSFLPAIGVWLVWGPIVGYLFVMGDSVGASLLLVYGFTVLSVVDNYLRAVLVDLESGVHPGTVLIGVIGGLYLFGMLGLLLGPVLLATFKAVVEVFSEAYDPAERTERTPSP
- a CDS encoding type II toxin-antitoxin system PemK/MazF family toxin, whose amino-acid sequence is MEVRRGDIVIVQLDSTKGSEQRGTRPCLVVQNNVGNENAPTTIVVPFTTSFDDELYPFEVLVKADECHLREDSVAMCSQIRTVSIEHRINTVVGSIPEERMRDVDTALEYSLGLRGSW
- a CDS encoding AbrB/MazE/SpoVT family DNA-binding domain-containing protein, which codes for MSGIEKRRVGDRGQVTLPKEMREEFDIGGGDEVEIRKESGKIIIEKPITREDLAAGYRARADRLRELHDEMNGVSQEADEYLGDAPEWE
- the tnpA gene encoding IS200/IS605 family transposase, translating into MVKSTRHAKYELYYHIVFIPKYREPRLTGATKERLKTIFVEICDDKDLELVEAEIMPDHVHLFVGSPPRNEPSLLVNWLKGISARYYNQRYDDRIKWTRSYYVGTAGSVSKDVHKSNALVGQSEADGF
- a CDS encoding ATP-binding protein → MDQFVNRIDELERLQALYESDAAELAIIYGRRQIGKSELVRQSIVDRDDAVYYQAVQGTATTQLRRFVEAAATTYPDITAVKEEWEPLLTYLTDRDAIIVIDEFPYLIESNEGLPSVIQHLWDTAVEESQATLVLTGSAIGMIHTHVLDGGAPLYGRVSQTPNGRLELTQLPFRSIQEFVPTYDPEERVFVYGVFGGTPRYLSPLDPSQSLGENITRLLCDLDGPLHDEPETVLQMELNEVNTYFSVLESMASGSRSRNEIAQGADIESTNTSYYFDRLETLQIIEKHHPALADPARSKRTRYQIRDPVFRFYFRYLYGRGGQYELYGENAYADLIEPELPDFVSETFESLCHQAVPALYADYQLTQVPSQWWYKGREVDVVAPTDESTLIAGEAKFTNTPLGYDVLADLEDDMEHIDWTPIGGGEPTYELALFSRSGFKRSVKEAADERDDLCLFDLSDIVAVLESKTDQ